Proteins from a single region of Runella sp. SP2:
- a CDS encoding FtsX-like permease family protein, translating into MKPPAWLDALVKLFLPSELYEELLGDLHEQFAFQAEEFGAQKARWMYFFEVIRFCRPYFLKRRFRIDTQYSTSYIYSPTMIRNYFKIAWRNLLKNKVSSLINIIGLALGLACFMAIGLFIYDEINFDRFHTKGKDIFRVVEKQNMAGVEYDIACSPGPLAPALQAEFGEVVETCRTRRLGNRMYKIKDKIIEVDESYLTDNSFFNLFDFKLILGDKKTVLQNPDDIVISEVIAKKLFGDDWKSFSNLIGQTIFLNEKRPLKLVGVVENAPLNSHIQYEVLMSVKEQESRPDRFRWDNNDYHTYIQLNDAYNSDILGKKIRNYLLKYESNFKSQLILQPFHDIYLKSDFDAQTDWSKTSNILYIKIFSIVALILLLIAVFNFFNLTTAQAVKRANEVGVRKAIGAVRTQLISQFLIESILMTILAVILALVLLNFLIPLLNSIAQKSISIPYFNPFFVLFIISGALLMGVISGVFPSFYVSNFEPIKVLKGQFVGQSGQFIRRSLVVIQFTLSIVLIIGTMLIYQQMSFMQNKDLGFDKSQLISVKLRFNARQNVHLIKSDLLNEKSIHNVALSSNTLIDVTNGTHSINWEGQQTDETFLMGLGNVDANYVKTTGMKLIAGRNFDSKFISDTATAFIINESAAKRMGWKPEEAIGKNFKLWSSSGQIIGVIKDFHFHKLNTEIEPFLLRSWAKEEGYNTLMIKTKPNQNKEAIAAIEKVYKKYEKHSALHFEFVDKALEKQYLAELRTGKVILFFSVLAILVSCLGLFGLTIFSTEQRIKEIGIRKVLGASVLNVSALLSKDFIKLVLIAIVIACPIAYYFMDRWLDDFAYKINIEWWVFAAADAGALMISLLTVSFQTIKAALMNPVKSLKTE; encoded by the coding sequence ATGAAACCACCCGCTTGGCTCGACGCCTTGGTCAAACTATTTCTTCCTTCAGAGCTTTACGAAGAACTGTTGGGAGATTTGCACGAGCAATTTGCGTTTCAGGCTGAGGAGTTTGGAGCGCAAAAAGCCCGTTGGATGTATTTCTTTGAAGTCATCCGTTTTTGTCGTCCATATTTTCTGAAACGTCGTTTTCGCATCGATACTCAGTATTCAACCTCTTACATATACAGCCCCACTATGATACGTAACTATTTTAAAATCGCTTGGAGAAATCTCCTCAAAAACAAAGTCTCTTCCTTAATAAATATTATCGGTTTGGCGTTAGGGTTGGCTTGTTTTATGGCAATTGGCTTGTTTATCTATGACGAAATAAACTTTGATAGATTCCATACGAAGGGTAAAGATATTTTTAGGGTTGTAGAAAAACAAAATATGGCTGGCGTAGAGTATGATATTGCCTGCTCTCCAGGGCCATTAGCTCCTGCATTGCAGGCTGAATTTGGCGAAGTAGTAGAAACTTGCCGAACGAGGAGATTAGGAAATAGAATGTACAAAATCAAGGATAAAATCATAGAAGTGGATGAGTCATACCTAACGGACAACTCTTTTTTCAATCTATTTGACTTCAAATTGATTTTAGGCGACAAAAAAACCGTTTTGCAGAATCCAGACGACATTGTTATTTCAGAGGTAATTGCAAAAAAACTTTTTGGAGATGATTGGAAATCCTTTTCTAACCTTATTGGTCAAACCATTTTTCTTAATGAAAAACGCCCTCTGAAATTGGTAGGTGTAGTCGAAAATGCTCCACTAAACTCACATATTCAATATGAAGTATTAATGTCGGTAAAAGAACAAGAGTCGCGGCCAGATAGGTTTAGATGGGACAACAATGACTATCATACTTATATTCAGCTAAATGATGCCTATAATTCCGATATACTTGGAAAAAAAATACGCAACTATTTACTCAAATATGAGTCAAATTTTAAATCTCAGTTAATATTACAACCCTTTCATGACATTTATCTCAAATCGGATTTTGATGCTCAGACCGACTGGAGTAAAACAAGTAATATTCTATATATTAAGATTTTTTCGATTGTAGCTCTCATCTTGTTACTCATTGCAGTATTCAACTTCTTTAACCTTACTACCGCTCAAGCCGTCAAACGTGCCAATGAAGTAGGCGTACGAAAAGCCATAGGTGCAGTGAGAACACAATTGATTTCTCAGTTTTTAATTGAATCAATATTGATGACCATTTTGGCCGTTATTTTAGCCTTGGTTCTTTTAAATTTTCTTATACCGTTGCTAAATAGTATTGCTCAAAAATCTATTTCAATCCCCTATTTCAATCCTTTTTTTGTATTATTTATAATATCAGGAGCTCTATTAATGGGGGTTATATCTGGCGTTTTCCCTTCATTTTATGTCTCCAATTTCGAGCCAATAAAAGTATTAAAAGGGCAATTCGTAGGTCAGTCTGGGCAGTTTATCCGTCGGTCTTTAGTAGTTATTCAATTCACCTTATCAATTGTTTTGATAATTGGAACAATGCTCATTTACCAGCAAATGTCCTTTATGCAAAACAAAGATTTAGGCTTCGATAAATCACAGCTAATTTCTGTTAAATTAAGATTTAATGCTCGACAGAATGTCCATTTAATAAAATCGGATTTGCTCAATGAAAAAAGCATCCATAATGTAGCTTTATCATCAAATACTCTGATAGATGTTACCAATGGCACTCATTCAATCAATTGGGAGGGACAACAAACGGATGAAACATTTTTAATGGGATTGGGTAATGTTGACGCCAATTATGTAAAAACAACTGGAATGAAGTTAATAGCAGGGCGAAATTTTGACTCGAAATTTATCTCAGATACAGCCACAGCATTTATCATAAATGAATCTGCTGCCAAACGTATGGGATGGAAGCCAGAGGAAGCTATCGGTAAAAATTTCAAACTTTGGAGTTCTTCGGGGCAAATTATTGGTGTCATTAAGGATTTTCATTTTCATAAGCTGAATACTGAAATAGAACCTTTCTTGTTACGCAGTTGGGCTAAAGAAGAGGGTTACAATACCTTGATGATAAAAACAAAACCTAACCAAAATAAAGAGGCGATTGCTGCGATAGAAAAAGTCTATAAAAAGTACGAAAAACATTCTGCACTTCATTTTGAATTTGTTGACAAAGCCCTCGAAAAACAATATTTAGCCGAGCTTCGGACGGGGAAAGTAATTCTGTTTTTTTCAGTTTTAGCCATCTTGGTATCTTGTTTAGGTTTATTTGGTTTAACCATTTTCAGTACCGAACAACGCATCAAAGAAATCGGTATTCGCAAAGTATTGGGGGCATCGGTCTTAAATGTAAGTGCTTTATTGTCAAAAGATTTCATCAAATTGGTATTAATAGCCATTGTCATTGCCTGCCCGATTGCCTATTATTTTATGGATAGATGGTTAGATGATTTTGCCTATAAAATCAATATTGAGTGGTGGGTTTTTGCCGCAGCGGATGCAGGCGCATTGATGATTAGTTTGCTTACTGTGAGTTTTCAGACCATCAAAGCGGCGTTGATGAACCCCGTAAAGAGTTTAAAAACAGAGTGA
- a CDS encoding helix-turn-helix transcriptional regulator: MGRSYLGEFEELVLLTVAVLEGTAYGVTIAAELKQRMNNRLISLSGVHIALYRLEEKGFVVSELGGATSERGGRRKRFFRITALGKRTLAEMRQVRNELWDAIPNPSFS; encoded by the coding sequence ATGGGGCGCTCTTACTTAGGTGAATTTGAAGAATTGGTTTTACTCACGGTCGCGGTACTGGAAGGAACGGCTTACGGCGTCACGATTGCGGCGGAATTAAAACAACGCATGAACAATCGTCTCATCAGTTTGAGTGGTGTTCATATTGCGTTGTACCGCTTGGAAGAAAAAGGCTTTGTCGTGTCTGAGTTGGGTGGCGCTACCTCCGAGCGTGGCGGGCGTCGAAAGCGCTTTTTCCGAATCACGGCATTGGGTAAACGTACCTTGGCTGAGATGCGACAAGTTCGTAATGAACTATGGGATGCCATTCCAAATCCTTCTTTTTCTTGA
- a CDS encoding ABC transporter permease has translation MKPPAWLDALVKRFLPSELYEELLGDLHEQFGFQIKEFGAQKARWMYFFEVIRFCRPYFLKRRFRADTQYSTSFTYSPAMIRNYFKIAFRNLLKHKSYSVVNIMGLAIGLAAAILMLLYVKDDLSYDKFHSQSPHIYRIVSDWYHPDGSLGHRDGLSSNLQGPLFKEKIPEIKEFVRYSSGFRDIRAKGDVKSFEMIYTDSNFFSVFDFPLLMGNPKTALTKPNSVVISEEMALTFFNSTEVVGKTLEISSNNQFSPYQITGVAKKSPQNSSIKFDFLLPKFVNPEETVGSEWWLNFSFHTFVLLTPNASIENVVRKMKQINETDAAQANKILVDKYEIKDKVVFNLQPLPDIHLSTDLPAQYGLVDANNPTYGYILSAIALFILLIACINFVNLTVARSLKRAKEIGVRKVVGSSRKQLVGQFLGESFLLSLIAFVFAILLVQLILPTFNLFANKSLSISYLFDAQILLGYALIFILTSFLAGLYPAIVLSGYSPVKALYKQMAFSGKNYLQKLLIVVQFGLASLLILVTLSFYAQFNFLISKDLGYDDSHTIVVEKWDLTKRTAEVLKEELLKNPNILQVAPKNGEHWEDVGKINGNQKIQFGLGIIDEEFLPLYKISLVEGRNFSKDFPADSAQSVIVNQTFVKAANWTHPLGQVISYPFNDGRKLKIVGVIKDYHYQALNNKIKPQLFVMQSTGFGSLNVKIKPNTEIKALAYIEKTFKKLFPINAFAYKFKDLENQKQYESEEKWKKILLLGAFLTIFISCIGLFGLATLSTEQRTKEVGIRKVLGASAASITALLSQDFIKVVALSFMVSFPIAYYSVSEWLQNYPYRIEIGVIDFVLTALITIMVALATVSFQTIKAALMNPVKSLKSE, from the coding sequence ATGAAACCACCCGCTTGGCTCGACGCCTTGGTCAAACGATTTCTTCCTTCAGAGCTTTACGAAGAGCTGTTGGGGGATTTACACGAGCAATTTGGGTTTCAAATCAAGGAGTTTGGAGCGCAAAAAGCCCGTTGGATGTATTTCTTTGAAGTCATCCGTTTTTGTCGTCCTTATTTTCTGAAACGCCGTTTTCGTGCTGATACTCAGTATTCAACCTCTTTCACATACAGCCCCGCTATGATACGCAATTATTTCAAAATCGCATTTCGTAACCTATTGAAACACAAGAGTTATTCTGTTGTCAATATCATGGGTTTAGCTATTGGTTTAGCGGCAGCTATCTTGATGTTGCTCTATGTCAAAGATGATTTGAGTTATGATAAGTTTCATAGCCAAAGCCCCCATATTTATCGTATAGTGAGTGATTGGTATCATCCTGATGGTTCTCTCGGACACCGTGATGGTCTTTCTAGTAATTTGCAAGGCCCGCTATTTAAAGAGAAAATTCCTGAAATTAAGGAGTTTGTGCGCTATTCAAGCGGTTTTCGAGATATTAGAGCGAAGGGGGATGTAAAAAGCTTTGAGATGATATACACTGATAGCAATTTCTTCTCTGTTTTTGATTTTCCGCTGCTCATGGGTAATCCAAAAACGGCGCTGACAAAGCCTAATTCTGTGGTGATTTCGGAAGAAATGGCTCTTACTTTTTTTAATTCAACCGAAGTTGTTGGTAAAACATTGGAAATCAGCAGCAACAATCAGTTTAGTCCTTATCAGATAACGGGAGTGGCAAAAAAAAGCCCTCAAAATAGTTCGATTAAGTTTGATTTTTTATTGCCCAAATTTGTCAATCCCGAAGAAACTGTAGGGAGTGAATGGTGGCTCAATTTCTCTTTTCACACCTTTGTTTTACTCACCCCCAATGCTAGTATAGAAAATGTAGTGCGTAAAATGAAGCAAATTAATGAAACAGATGCGGCGCAGGCCAACAAAATTTTGGTTGACAAATATGAAATCAAAGATAAAGTAGTATTCAATTTACAACCTTTACCAGATATACATCTGAGCACTGATTTGCCAGCCCAATATGGCCTTGTAGATGCCAATAACCCTACTTATGGTTATATTCTATCGGCTATTGCTTTGTTTATTTTGCTCATTGCTTGTATCAATTTTGTTAATCTTACGGTGGCTCGGTCTCTGAAAAGAGCCAAGGAAATTGGAGTTAGAAAAGTAGTGGGAAGCAGTCGTAAGCAATTAGTGGGACAGTTTTTGGGAGAATCTTTTTTACTTAGTTTGATCGCTTTCGTATTTGCGATTTTGTTGGTTCAGCTCATATTGCCAACGTTCAATCTATTTGCGAATAAATCACTGTCCATTTCCTATCTTTTTGATGCTCAAATTTTATTAGGCTATGCCCTGATTTTTATTCTAACCTCCTTTTTAGCAGGTCTTTATCCCGCTATTGTTTTGTCGGGGTACAGCCCAGTTAAGGCATTGTATAAGCAAATGGCCTTTTCGGGTAAAAATTACCTACAGAAGTTATTGATAGTAGTTCAATTTGGGTTGGCTTCCTTGCTCATTCTTGTGACACTTAGCTTCTATGCGCAATTCAATTTTCTTATTAGTAAGGATTTAGGCTATGATGATAGCCACACTATCGTGGTCGAAAAATGGGATTTGACCAAAAGAACCGCTGAGGTTTTAAAAGAAGAACTCCTCAAAAATCCCAATATCCTGCAAGTTGCACCTAAAAATGGAGAGCATTGGGAAGATGTTGGTAAGATAAATGGAAATCAAAAAATTCAATTCGGTTTAGGCATAATTGATGAAGAGTTTTTGCCATTGTACAAAATTTCGTTAGTCGAGGGTCGGAATTTTTCAAAAGATTTTCCTGCGGATTCTGCGCAATCGGTAATCGTAAACCAAACATTCGTCAAGGCCGCCAACTGGACACACCCTCTGGGGCAAGTAATAAGTTACCCTTTCAACGATGGCCGAAAATTGAAGATTGTAGGTGTAATCAAGGACTACCATTATCAGGCACTTAACAATAAAATCAAGCCTCAGTTGTTTGTGATGCAAAGTACAGGCTTTGGGAGTTTAAATGTCAAAATAAAGCCCAATACCGAAATCAAGGCACTTGCTTACATTGAAAAAACCTTTAAAAAGCTTTTTCCAATCAATGCCTTTGCTTATAAATTCAAAGATTTAGAGAACCAAAAACAATACGAATCCGAAGAGAAATGGAAGAAAATTCTTCTTTTAGGGGCATTTCTAACCATTTTTATTTCATGTATTGGCCTTTTTGGGTTGGCAACCCTTTCGACCGAACAACGCACCAAGGAAGTGGGGATTCGCAAAGTACTGGGGGCTTCAGCGGCAAGCATTACTGCCCTTTTGTCCCAAGACTTTATCAAGGTAGTTGCTCTTTCTTTTATGGTTTCATTTCCAATTGCCTATTATTCTGTATCCGAATGGCTTCAAAACTATCCTTACAGAATCGAAATTGGAGTGATTGATTTTGTACTAACTGCCCTCATTACAATCATGGTTGCTTTGGCTACAGTCAGTTTTCAGACCATCAAAGCGGCGTTGATGAACCCCGTAAAGAGTTTAAAATCAGAGTAA
- a CDS encoding ABC transporter permease, producing the protein MEKQPTPPRWADRFLGWFLPSELYEELLGDLHEQFAFQAEEVGAQKARWTYFFEVIRFCRPYFLKRRFRADTKYSTSYTYSPAMIRNYFKIAFRNLLKYKGYSFINIFGLATGMAVAMMIGLWVWDELSYNKSFKNYDRIAQVMQNGSVNGDFFAGGHMPIPLGNELQTMYAADFKHVVMSSWTYEHILAYGDKKFTKQGNYLSPNAPDMLSLNMLKGTRAGLKDPSSILLSESVATALFGEEEPVGKLMKIDNKLNVKVTGVYEDLPYNSHFKDMTFIAPWELYVSSEPWVKRAQDNVEWNNNSWEMLVQLSPTADFDAVTQKIKGIKIKHVPEVASFKNEVFLHPMSKWHLYTGWDKTGKPDGRIQYVWLFGIIGVFVLLLACINFMNLSTARSEKRAKEVGIRKAVGSVRSQLISQFFSESLLVVACAFVVSLVLVLLLLPIFNEVADKKLALLWANPIFWLLGIGFSVLTGLIAGSYPSLYLSSFQPVKVLKGTFRAGRFASIPRKVLVVIQFTVSVTLIVGTTIVLRQIQYAKNRPIGYDRNGLITVTMNTPELYQNYNALRDALIKSGGAVEMSTSSAPATNLNSQNGGFDWEGKDPNFKDSFGTIAVTHDFGKTIGWQFVQGRDFSRKFSTDSSGMVLNETAVRYMGLKNPVGKIVKWNGKPFQVVGVVKDMMMGSPFEPVYQTVFMMDYGWANVINVKLNPALSAGESLKKIEAVFQKFNPGSPFDYKFSDQEYERKFAAETRIGQLAGIFAALAIFISCLGLFGLASFVAEQRTKEIGIRKVLGATVPNLWGLLSKDFVVLVIISCLISTPIAWYFLNGWLQKYTYRTDISWWIFALAAVGALGITLLTVSFQAIKAALMNPVKSLKSE; encoded by the coding sequence ATGGAAAAGCAGCCAACTCCTCCCCGTTGGGCCGACCGTTTTTTGGGTTGGTTTCTCCCCTCGGAGCTTTACGAAGAGCTTTTGGGGGATTTGCACGAGCAATTTGCGTTTCAAGCCGAAGAGGTTGGAGCGCAAAAAGCACGTTGGACGTATTTCTTTGAAGTCATCCGTTTTTGTCGTCCTTATTTTTTGAAACGCCGTTTTCGTGCCGATACTAAGTATTCAACCTCTTACACATACAGCCCCGCTATGATACGCAACTATTTTAAAATCGCATTTCGTAACCTGTTGAAATACAAAGGTTACTCGTTTATCAACATCTTCGGTTTGGCGACGGGCATGGCCGTAGCGATGATGATTGGCCTTTGGGTGTGGGATGAATTGTCCTACAACAAGTCCTTTAAAAATTACGACCGCATTGCTCAAGTGATGCAAAACGGATCAGTCAACGGAGATTTTTTCGCGGGAGGTCATATGCCAATTCCGTTGGGGAATGAACTGCAAACGATGTATGCTGCTGATTTTAAACATGTTGTGATGTCTTCATGGACGTATGAGCATATTTTGGCGTACGGCGACAAAAAGTTTACAAAACAGGGCAACTATTTAAGCCCCAATGCTCCTGATATGCTGTCGCTCAATATGCTCAAAGGCACGCGAGCAGGCTTGAAAGACCCTTCATCTATTTTATTGTCTGAATCGGTGGCGACGGCCTTATTTGGCGAGGAAGAACCCGTTGGGAAACTGATGAAAATAGACAATAAATTGAATGTAAAAGTGACTGGAGTTTACGAAGATCTACCCTATAATAGCCATTTCAAAGATATGACTTTCATTGCTCCGTGGGAGTTGTATGTATCGTCGGAACCGTGGGTGAAGCGGGCACAGGACAACGTAGAATGGAACAATAACTCGTGGGAAATGTTGGTGCAGCTTTCACCTACTGCTGATTTTGACGCCGTCACACAAAAAATCAAGGGCATCAAAATAAAGCATGTACCGGAAGTGGCTTCCTTTAAAAATGAAGTGTTCCTTCATCCGATGAGTAAGTGGCACTTATACACGGGCTGGGACAAAACAGGAAAGCCAGATGGCCGCATTCAGTACGTTTGGCTATTTGGCATCATTGGTGTTTTTGTGTTGCTGCTGGCCTGTATCAATTTTATGAATTTGAGCACGGCGCGTTCCGAAAAGCGCGCCAAAGAAGTCGGCATTCGCAAAGCGGTAGGTTCGGTTCGTTCACAGCTAATCAGTCAATTCTTCAGTGAGTCGCTGTTGGTGGTGGCCTGTGCTTTTGTCGTCTCTTTGGTATTGGTGCTTTTGCTACTCCCAATTTTTAACGAAGTGGCCGACAAGAAATTGGCGCTTTTATGGGCTAACCCTATTTTTTGGTTGTTGGGTATTGGCTTTAGCGTCCTGACGGGCTTAATTGCGGGCAGTTATCCGTCGTTGTATTTGTCTTCTTTCCAGCCAGTAAAGGTTTTAAAAGGCACATTTAGGGCAGGACGTTTTGCTTCAATTCCTCGCAAAGTGTTGGTAGTGATACAGTTTACGGTTTCGGTGACACTCATTGTTGGGACGACGATTGTGCTTCGTCAAATTCAATACGCCAAAAATCGCCCGATTGGCTACGATCGCAATGGGCTGATTACGGTAACGATGAATACGCCTGAGTTGTACCAAAACTATAATGCTCTCCGAGATGCGCTTATAAAAAGCGGCGGAGCCGTAGAAATGTCAACTTCATCTGCCCCCGCTACAAACCTAAACTCACAAAACGGCGGCTTTGACTGGGAGGGCAAAGACCCCAACTTTAAAGATAGCTTTGGAACCATTGCAGTGACGCACGATTTTGGAAAAACAATCGGGTGGCAATTTGTACAAGGGAGGGATTTTTCTCGAAAATTCTCGACTGATTCATCGGGCATGGTGCTTAACGAAACCGCTGTTCGTTATATGGGTTTGAAAAATCCAGTTGGTAAAATTGTTAAGTGGAACGGAAAACCTTTTCAAGTTGTCGGTGTGGTGAAAGACATGATGATGGGTTCGCCTTTTGAACCCGTTTATCAGACCGTTTTTATGATGGATTATGGGTGGGCCAATGTGATTAACGTCAAATTAAATCCTGCGTTGAGTGCGGGCGAATCGCTCAAAAAAATAGAAGCCGTATTTCAAAAATTCAATCCAGGAAGCCCGTTTGACTATAAATTTTCTGACCAAGAATACGAACGAAAATTTGCGGCTGAAACGCGTATTGGTCAATTAGCAGGGATTTTTGCGGCATTGGCTATCTTCATTTCCTGTTTGGGTTTGTTTGGGTTAGCGTCGTTTGTGGCCGAGCAACGCACCAAAGAAATTGGTATCCGAAAAGTACTTGGGGCTACTGTTCCCAACCTTTGGGGCTTATTGTCCAAGGATTTTGTCGTGTTGGTGATTATCTCTTGTCTTATTTCTACGCCGATTGCGTGGTATTTCCTCAACGGTTGGTTGCAAAAATATACCTACCGCACCGATATTTCGTGGTGGATTTTTGCGTTGGCCGCAGTGGGTGCCTTAGGAATCACGCTGCTAACCGTCAGTTTTCAAGCCATCAAAGCAGCGTTGATGAACCCCGTAAAGAGTTTAAAATCAGAATGA
- a CDS encoding ABC transporter permease, which translates to MKKSTNSLPDQPPRWADQLLEWFVAPHLLEYIQGDLHENFHKRVTKVGLARARREYVWAAFHCLTPFFTKRQTVKSSYSNQSSTVMLSNYLTIAFRNLWRQKAFTAINIIGLSVGLASCLLIVLYVLHELSYDSYHAHADRIYRMTLHARMDEKDINLAYSTGPSGQALLRESPGVEAVTRLRKEGAFLVKHGQDIIKEEKIAFVDSNFFSVFTLPMMKGNPKNALAEPKTVVLTKTTAHKYFGEADPIGQSLTVGDLGLFRVTGVCEDVPSNTHFHYDMFGSFESVRTGDKWLASGAYTYVKLREGHSLMQVEAISRGFVAKYIAPEIKEFFGLDFTEFQEKGNRFGFQFQPITDIHLHSDLDDELEANSDAKYVYIFSVIAFFILLLACINFTNLSTAGSASRSKEVGIRKVLGSVRTQLVTQFLTESVLLTFFALVLALGLVFLLLPSFNLLSGKQFTASDLVNGRLLIGAVVSSLVIGLLAGSYPAFVLASFKPITVLKGKLQIGGRSGWLRNALVTTQFVVSIGMIVATIVANRQIQFMQNKKVGFDREQVLVLHDTHVLGAKADAFKAELAKLSSVVKVASAGFLPAGHTSQSVDGVQVQDGARTATHRTKGYYIDEEYLPTLGIGLAQGRNFSKAFSTENSSVLLNEAAVRTYGFKNPIGQQISTVGDGSEGSKHTYTVVGVVKDFHFESMHQHIAPLVIFYGKDNNQLALRIQTNDIPRLLQKIEQQWKATTDNPFAYSFLNERFSKMYQSEQHISQLFGVFAGLAVLIACLGLFGLAAFTTHQRTKEIGVRKVLGSSVTGIVTLLLTDYLKLILIATLIASPIAGYTMSQWLRDFAYRIDLPWWAFALAGVLATVVALLTVSYLAIKAALVNPVKSLRAE; encoded by the coding sequence ATGAAAAAGTCAACCAACTCTTTGCCAGACCAACCTCCCCGCTGGGCCGACCAACTTTTGGAATGGTTTGTTGCGCCACACTTACTGGAATACATTCAGGGCGACTTGCACGAAAACTTTCATAAGCGGGTGACAAAAGTGGGCCTTGCTCGCGCTCGCCGAGAGTATGTGTGGGCCGCATTTCATTGCCTAACCCCCTTTTTTACCAAACGACAAACCGTCAAATCTAGTTATTCTAACCAATCCTCTACAGTCATGTTATCCAATTATTTAACCATCGCTTTCCGCAACTTGTGGCGGCAAAAGGCATTTACGGCCATCAACATCATCGGTTTATCGGTAGGGCTTGCTTCTTGCCTGCTGATTGTACTGTATGTGTTGCACGAATTGAGTTACGACAGTTACCATGCGCACGCAGACCGTATCTACCGAATGACTTTGCACGCGCGTATGGACGAAAAAGACATCAATCTGGCCTATTCAACGGGGCCTTCGGGACAAGCCTTATTGCGCGAGTCTCCAGGTGTGGAGGCTGTTACTAGATTGCGGAAAGAGGGCGCTTTTTTGGTCAAACACGGCCAGGACATCATAAAAGAAGAAAAAATAGCGTTCGTGGATTCAAACTTCTTCTCGGTTTTCACGCTTCCGATGATGAAAGGAAATCCGAAAAATGCCCTCGCTGAACCCAAAACGGTAGTACTTACGAAAACAACCGCCCACAAGTATTTTGGTGAGGCTGATCCCATCGGGCAATCGCTTACCGTGGGAGATTTAGGACTTTTTCGGGTAACGGGTGTTTGCGAAGATGTTCCTTCCAATACGCATTTCCACTACGATATGTTTGGTTCGTTTGAATCGGTCAGAACAGGGGATAAATGGCTGGCAAGTGGCGCTTACACGTACGTAAAACTTCGAGAAGGGCATTCTCTTATGCAAGTAGAAGCCATCAGTCGAGGGTTTGTTGCGAAATACATCGCTCCCGAAATCAAAGAGTTTTTTGGCTTAGATTTTACCGAATTTCAGGAAAAAGGCAATCGTTTTGGCTTCCAATTTCAACCGATTACGGATATTCATTTGCATTCTGATTTGGACGATGAACTAGAAGCCAACAGCGATGCCAAGTACGTCTATATCTTTTCGGTTATTGCGTTTTTTATTCTGTTATTGGCTTGTATCAATTTTACCAATTTATCGACGGCAGGTTCGGCCAGTCGTTCCAAAGAAGTCGGCATACGAAAGGTATTGGGTTCGGTGCGGACGCAATTAGTTACTCAGTTTCTGACGGAGTCGGTCTTGCTCACTTTTTTTGCACTCGTGTTGGCTTTGGGGTTGGTCTTTTTGCTTTTACCCAGCTTCAATTTGTTATCGGGAAAACAGTTTACCGCCAGCGACCTCGTCAATGGACGGCTTCTCATCGGTGCTGTGGTGTCTTCTCTGGTAATTGGTTTGTTGGCAGGAAGTTATCCCGCGTTTGTACTAGCCTCTTTTAAGCCCATTACGGTGTTAAAAGGCAAACTGCAAATTGGTGGGCGGAGCGGTTGGTTGCGCAATGCCTTAGTAACCACGCAGTTTGTGGTATCGATTGGGATGATTGTTGCGACCATCGTGGCCAATCGTCAAATCCAATTTATGCAAAACAAAAAAGTAGGGTTTGACCGAGAACAAGTGCTGGTGCTGCACGATACGCACGTGTTAGGAGCAAAAGCTGACGCATTTAAAGCTGAATTGGCGAAATTATCGTCGGTTGTGAAAGTGGCATCTGCTGGTTTTTTGCCAGCGGGACACACCAGTCAAAGCGTTGACGGAGTTCAGGTTCAGGACGGAGCACGTACCGCCACGCATCGTACCAAAGGCTACTACATCGACGAAGAGTACTTGCCTACTTTGGGGATTGGCTTGGCGCAAGGGCGTAATTTTTCCAAAGCTTTTTCCACCGAAAATTCTTCGGTTTTGCTCAACGAAGCCGCCGTTCGGACTTATGGCTTCAAAAATCCGATTGGTCAGCAAATTTCTACCGTAGGCGACGGCTCAGAGGGTAGTAAACATACTTACACGGTGGTGGGCGTGGTCAAAGATTTTCATTTTGAATCGATGCACCAGCACATCGCTCCTTTGGTTATCTTCTATGGCAAAGACAACAATCAGCTCGCGTTACGCATTCAGACCAACGATATTCCGAGGCTTCTCCAAAAGATAGAACAACAATGGAAAGCCACCACTGATAATCCGTTTGCGTACTCGTTTTTAAACGAACGTTTTAGCAAGATGTACCAATCGGAGCAGCATATTAGCCAGTTATTTGGTGTTTTTGCAGGGTTGGCGGTGCTTATTGCGTGTTTGGGCTTGTTTGGACTGGCGGCCTTCACTACCCACCAACGTACCAAAGAAATAGGCGTTCGTAAAGTACTGGGCTCTTCCGTGACGGGCATTGTGACTTTGTTATTGACCGATTACCTCAAATTAATTCTTATTGCCACCCTCATTGCCTCGCCGATTGCGGGTTATACCATGAGTCAATGGCTACGCGATTTTGCCTACCGAATCGACTTGCCGTGGTGGGCTTTTGCGCTGGCGGGAGTGCTGGCTACGGTCGTAGCACTCTTGACGGTCAGTTACTTGGCGATTAAGGCGGCCTTGGTAAATCCTGTGAAGAGTTTAAGGGCAGAGTAA